The Acidobacteriota bacterium genome contains the following window.
TATTCACGACAAACTCGACCTCGCGGAATATCTGGGATGCGTCGAGAATGGTCAGAGTTTTCGTGAATTGGCTGGTTCCGCGGGCGTGGGAACATTTGGCGGCAGCCAGGATCATGCAGCGATAGTTCTGGGAAAGGCAGATAAACTTAGTGCGTTTTCGTTTTCACCGCTCCGGCACGATGCGGACTTTCCATTTCCTGAGACGTATTCATTCGTTGTCGCATCAAGCGGCGTCGCGGCTGAGAAAACCGGAACAGCACGCGATAGCTATAACCGCATTTCTCGAATGGTTTCCGAGGTAACCTCAACCGTTGGAAGGGGTCTGACCTTTTCACGAATGTTTGAGGAATTCGGGGTTGATGAGGTTCTTTCGAAGATCAGGGGAATGAGGTCAGCCTTTATGACACGCGATCTGCTGAGCCGTGTTGAGCAGTTTCGGATCGAGAATTTTGAGATCATCCCGTCAGTCATCGAGATGCTCGCGGCCGGCAGGATCGCTGATATTGGTGATGCGATCGATATCTCACAGGAAAATGCCGAGCGGTTTCTCGGCAACCAGATCACGGAAACGTCATTTTTGCAGCGTTCGGCTCGAGAGATCGGCGTCGTTGCAGCCTCCGCTTTTGGTGCCGGTTTTGGCGGGAGTGTTTATGCTCTTCTTACCAGGTCCGACGCTGAAGGATTCAAGGCGGAGTGGCAAAGAGTTTATAGGAACCGCTTCCCGCAGCATTCGGGGGTTTGCGAATTCTTCACGGCCCGTCCATCGGAATGCGATCTGGGCTGATCAATCTTTCTCACCCAGTTTCTTCAACATTTCTTTGATGTCCGTCACGCCTTTGAATGCTACGTAAGCAGTCACAAATGTGTACCAAACAACAGCTGTTATGGTAAGAATGAGCCAAATGTACCTCATGCGATCTCTCCTTTTCGAGGTTTGAGCAGTGAGAAGGTAAACATCGCTAAAGCCGAAAATACGTAAGCCGCGATGCCTGAATAGTAAGGGCCGATCTGTTTAGCAAGATCCTTGGTTCCTGGAGTCTTCTCCAGCACCAGGAACATTACCGGTATTGCAGCAGCAAAGAATATCGATCCGAAAGCACCCCAGCTATTTGCGCCTTTCCAATAGCAAGACGAGATAAGCAGCACCGAAATACTGGCGAGATATATCGTGCCGGTTATACCTAGATATGTCCAAACATCGCCCTCGAGGGGATACCACAATCCGTAAAATAACAGAAACACCCCGATCAGGGCTACGATCATGCGATTGATCAAGATTCCCTTTTTTTCGGACCAGGCCTCTTTTCGAA
Protein-coding sequences here:
- a CDS encoding galactokinase, whose amino-acid sequence is MFIPGRIEFLGKHTDYCGGRSVVCAIDRGFHAELEDHSEPLVVLENLDISERISVPLKDPTILPGHWTNYAAEVVRRLGTNFPEGLKNGVKIRFNSDLPKAAGLSSSSALMIMVFAALDLVNDLRGSSRYQDNIHDKLDLAEYLGCVENGQSFRELAGSAGVGTFGGSQDHAAIVLGKADKLSAFSFSPLRHDADFPFPETYSFVVASSGVAAEKTGTARDSYNRISRMVSEVTSTVGRGLTFSRMFEEFGVDEVLSKIRGMRSAFMTRDLLSRVEQFRIENFEIIPSVIEMLAAGRIADIGDAIDISQENAERFLGNQITETSFLQRSAREIGVVAASAFGAGFGGSVYALLTRSDAEGFKAEWQRVYRNRFPQHSGVCEFFTARPSECDLG